In one window of Haloterrigena salifodinae DNA:
- a CDS encoding Coenzyme F420 hydrogenase/dehydrogenase, beta subunit C-terminal domain, whose product MGTNGSDDTEERVFPTVPESNTDDDEAVMFPETGGAAPRSREGTEHARDGAIATDGGESAEGESCSPDTCTCGEKTAEPAASADSADDKRVATDGAGAANVDEMGELGELEFTEPAENVSQDVYDDAPDTRVGIPDGVDLETPEYSIRSQMNDIETPDEKTWFMELDEAVIDEGRCIQCGTCVAACPSDSIGVGDDDLPELVKMCTGCSLCWDFCPRGGMRYERQWKITGGEDNVKGAGDPITEFSAKVEDDWTDGAQDGGVVTGVLSTLLEEGEIDGALVATESEEEEWKAESFLATTTEELIENAGTVYNQTLALGNLDLKQWEHKLPDKDWDDLSLAIVGTPCEIEGIRALQDFEWDYQAQNEGIRAVDYTIALMCTKNFNYHSLMGEQLEEKRGISPSEIGKMDVLNGKMMVYDHDGEMIVEEDIENFHDAALKGCDECADFTGFCSDITVGSVGSSDEYSSVIIRTDQGMKAWEMTEPKLDYHDLEDRSAVGKLQGWDKKKAFESLERPFDPDAPRFIDYTDHAENYGTALNPHDQGH is encoded by the coding sequence ATGGGGACTAATGGCTCCGACGACACCGAGGAACGCGTCTTCCCGACCGTTCCCGAGTCGAATACGGACGACGACGAAGCGGTCATGTTCCCCGAGACGGGCGGCGCCGCGCCGCGCTCTCGAGAGGGAACCGAGCACGCTCGAGACGGCGCCATCGCCACGGACGGTGGCGAGAGTGCCGAGGGTGAGAGTTGCTCGCCCGACACCTGCACCTGCGGCGAGAAGACGGCCGAACCGGCCGCGTCCGCAGACTCGGCCGACGACAAGCGCGTCGCCACCGACGGGGCCGGCGCCGCCAACGTCGACGAGATGGGCGAACTCGGCGAGCTCGAGTTCACCGAGCCGGCCGAGAACGTCAGCCAGGACGTCTACGACGACGCTCCCGACACCCGCGTCGGGATTCCGGACGGCGTCGACCTCGAGACGCCGGAGTACTCGATCCGGTCGCAGATGAACGACATCGAGACGCCCGACGAGAAGACCTGGTTCATGGAGCTGGACGAGGCCGTCATCGACGAAGGCCGCTGTATCCAGTGTGGGACCTGCGTCGCCGCCTGCCCGTCCGATTCGATCGGCGTCGGCGACGACGACCTGCCGGAACTGGTCAAGATGTGTACCGGCTGTTCGCTCTGTTGGGACTTCTGTCCCCGCGGCGGGATGCGCTACGAGCGCCAGTGGAAGATCACCGGCGGCGAGGACAACGTCAAGGGCGCCGGTGATCCGATCACGGAGTTCTCCGCGAAGGTCGAGGACGACTGGACCGACGGCGCCCAGGACGGCGGCGTCGTCACCGGCGTCCTCTCGACGCTCCTCGAGGAGGGCGAGATCGATGGCGCCCTCGTCGCGACCGAGAGCGAAGAGGAAGAGTGGAAGGCCGAGAGCTTCCTCGCGACGACCACCGAGGAGCTCATCGAGAACGCCGGCACCGTCTACAACCAGACGCTCGCGCTCGGCAACCTCGACCTGAAACAGTGGGAGCACAAGCTCCCCGACAAGGACTGGGACGACCTCTCGCTGGCCATCGTCGGTACGCCGTGTGAGATCGAGGGCATCCGCGCCCTGCAGGACTTCGAGTGGGACTACCAGGCCCAGAACGAGGGCATCCGCGCGGTCGACTACACGATCGCGCTGATGTGTACGAAGAACTTCAACTACCACAGCCTCATGGGCGAACAGCTCGAGGAAAAGCGCGGCATCTCCCCGTCGGAGATCGGCAAGATGGACGTCCTCAACGGGAAGATGATGGTCTACGACCACGACGGCGAGATGATCGTCGAGGAGGACATCGAGAACTTCCACGACGCCGCGCTCAAGGGCTGCGACGAGTGTGCCGACTTCACCGGCTTCTGTTCGGACATCACTGTCGGCTCCGTCGGCTCTTCCGACGAGTACTCGAGTGTCATCATCCGGACCGATCAGGGAATGAAGGCCTGGGAAATGACCGAGCCGAAACTCGACTACCACGATCTCGAGGACCGCTCGGCGGTCGGCAAGCTCCAGGGCTGGGACAAGAAGAAGGCCTTCGAGAGCCTCGAGCGTCCCTTCGACCCCGACGCGCCCCGGTTTATCGATTACACCGACCACGCCGAGAACTACGGCACCGCGCTGAACCCGCACGACCAGGGTCACTGA
- a CDS encoding nitrite/sulfite reductase, with protein MNTTEQYKQNKHPLDVIDDVYDYADEELSFEEIEERAGGGEWERLKWAGMYAQKQEGYFMIRTKVPGGKLTPEQAEVIGEVTDDYAVAPEEYGGEEQNELWGDAYLDITTRQDIQKHWIRVEDVPEMWERYDEVGLTTVQGCGDSARNVLGCPAAGLDDHECFNAQPVIEAVSDFFTENREYANLPRKFKITITGCAHDCAQSQINDVGLVPAKKEIDGEYLYGFHARVGGGLSDGPRMGSELDVFIRPEEAVEFCRAVAQTFKELGDRNNRGVCRMRYLVEQMGPEKFEEAVRDRCTIDLPTGGENLTVGYQGDHVGVHEQKQDGLNYVGFNVIAGRMGGDEFAEAARAAEKYGTEDASVRLATDQNFLITHIPDENVEDLLAEPFAQEYSPDPGPFSRGAVGCTGNEFCNYAIIETKKRTKRWARELDERIDVPDDIEAIRMHMSGCSASCAQPQIADIGFRGETVKLEDENSTNAEGDNIVEGMDFGLGGSLGADNEFLDWVENAVPAQSVIPALEQLFEAYSEGRDDGEKFYEWTRRIDNERLRQIMQGADAPVARGVAHGD; from the coding sequence ATGAATACGACGGAGCAATACAAACAGAACAAGCACCCGCTCGACGTTATCGACGACGTCTACGACTACGCCGACGAGGAACTCTCCTTCGAGGAGATCGAGGAGCGCGCCGGCGGCGGCGAGTGGGAGCGCCTGAAGTGGGCCGGCATGTACGCCCAGAAGCAGGAGGGCTACTTCATGATCCGGACCAAGGTTCCGGGCGGCAAGCTCACGCCCGAACAGGCCGAGGTCATCGGCGAGGTTACCGACGACTACGCCGTCGCTCCCGAGGAGTACGGCGGCGAAGAGCAGAACGAACTCTGGGGCGACGCCTACCTCGACATCACGACCCGCCAGGATATCCAGAAACACTGGATCCGCGTCGAGGACGTGCCCGAGATGTGGGAGCGCTACGACGAGGTCGGCCTAACGACTGTTCAGGGCTGCGGTGACTCCGCCCGGAACGTCCTCGGCTGCCCCGCGGCTGGACTCGACGACCACGAGTGTTTCAATGCACAACCGGTTATCGAGGCTGTCTCGGATTTCTTTACCGAGAACCGCGAGTACGCCAACCTCCCGCGGAAGTTCAAGATCACGATCACCGGCTGCGCACACGACTGCGCGCAGTCCCAGATCAACGACGTCGGTCTCGTCCCCGCGAAAAAGGAGATCGACGGCGAGTACCTCTACGGTTTCCACGCTCGCGTCGGCGGCGGCCTCTCCGACGGCCCACGGATGGGCTCGGAGCTCGACGTCTTCATTCGACCCGAGGAAGCCGTCGAGTTCTGCCGCGCCGTCGCCCAGACGTTCAAGGAACTCGGCGACCGCAACAACCGCGGCGTCTGCCGCATGCGCTACCTCGTCGAGCAGATGGGCCCCGAGAAGTTCGAGGAGGCCGTCCGCGACCGCTGTACGATCGACCTGCCCACTGGCGGCGAGAACCTGACCGTCGGCTACCAGGGCGACCACGTTGGCGTCCACGAACAGAAGCAGGATGGACTCAACTACGTCGGCTTCAACGTGATCGCCGGCCGCATGGGCGGCGACGAGTTCGCCGAGGCCGCCCGCGCCGCCGAGAAGTACGGGACCGAAGACGCCTCCGTGCGTCTGGCGACCGATCAGAACTTCCTGATCACCCACATCCCCGACGAGAACGTCGAGGACCTGCTGGCGGAGCCGTTCGCCCAGGAGTACAGCCCCGATCCGGGGCCGTTCTCCCGCGGCGCGGTCGGCTGTACGGGCAACGAGTTCTGTAACTACGCTATCATCGAGACCAAGAAGCGCACCAAGCGCTGGGCCCGCGAACTCGACGAGCGCATCGACGTCCCCGACGACATCGAGGCCATCCGGATGCACATGTCCGGCTGCTCGGCCTCCTGTGCTCAGCCCCAGATCGCCGACATCGGCTTCCGCGGCGAGACGGTCAAACTCGAGGATGAGAACAGCACCAACGCCGAGGGCGACAACATCGTCGAAGGCATGGACTTCGGACTCGGCGGATCGCTCGGCGCCGACAACGAGTTCCTCGACTGGGTCGAGAACGCCGTCCCCGCCCAGTCCGTGATTCCGGCGCTCGAGCAGCTGTTCGAGGCCTATAGTGAGGGCCGCGACGACGGCGAGAAGTTCTACGAGTGGACTCGCCGCATCGACAACGAGCGCCTCCGACAGATCATGCAAGGGGCCGACGCGCCGGTTGCACGAGGTGTTGCCCATGGGGACTAA
- the ftsY gene encoding signal recognition particle-docking protein FtsY: MFDNLKEKLGSFRKDAEEAAEENVEEVDEDELEEAQAEEIEAESEPAADAAEAREDDATTPDAPDTTGEPVDEPESELEAETAAPNETAAASAEPEADEPEPASTPDAAEAADAAETAGAAETDDPSAAEPEPEVDSEPEPETEAESVPEADEEESSGFDLKGIIKRGSEADEETDEAEDEPAADVKPDDGAETELEAETADAAEADALEDEEEDADADAEADADEESSSTGFGTKARSLVKGKFVIEEEDLEAPLHELEMALLSSDVEMGVTEEILDNLRDELVGETRSFTTSTGDVIEEALRDAIYDVISVGQFDFDERIAAAEKPVTIVFTGVNGVGKTTSIAKLSRYFEERGYSTVTANGDTYRAGANEQIEQHAEALGTKLITHEQGGDPAAVLYDGVEYAEANDIDIVLGDTAGRLHTNEGLMDQLEKIDRVVGPDMTLFVDEAVAGQDAVNRAREFNEAAEIDGAILTKADADSNGGAAISIAHVTGKPILFLGVGQGYDDIDPFDPDEMVDRLLEDDE; encoded by the coding sequence ATGTTTGACAACCTGAAGGAGAAACTCGGGAGCTTCCGGAAAGACGCCGAAGAAGCCGCCGAAGAGAACGTCGAGGAAGTCGACGAGGACGAACTCGAGGAGGCGCAAGCCGAGGAGATCGAAGCCGAGTCCGAGCCGGCGGCCGACGCGGCCGAGGCCCGCGAAGACGACGCGACGACTCCGGACGCTCCTGATACCACCGGTGAACCGGTCGACGAGCCCGAGAGCGAACTCGAGGCCGAGACGGCGGCGCCGAACGAGACGGCGGCGGCCAGCGCCGAACCGGAGGCCGACGAGCCGGAACCCGCGTCGACCCCTGACGCGGCTGAGGCGGCCGACGCGGCCGAGACAGCCGGCGCGGCTGAGACGGACGATCCGTCGGCTGCGGAGCCGGAACCTGAGGTCGACTCCGAACCCGAACCCGAGACTGAGGCGGAGTCGGTGCCCGAAGCCGACGAAGAGGAGAGCTCCGGATTCGACCTCAAGGGAATCATCAAACGGGGCAGCGAGGCCGACGAGGAGACGGACGAGGCCGAGGACGAACCGGCTGCCGACGTCAAGCCGGACGACGGCGCCGAGACCGAACTCGAGGCTGAGACGGCCGACGCAGCCGAGGCCGACGCGCTCGAGGACGAGGAGGAAGACGCGGACGCAGACGCGGAAGCCGACGCCGACGAGGAGTCGTCCTCGACCGGATTCGGTACCAAGGCCCGCTCGCTCGTCAAGGGGAAGTTCGTCATCGAGGAGGAAGACCTCGAGGCCCCCCTGCACGAACTCGAGATGGCGTTGCTCTCGAGCGACGTGGAGATGGGCGTCACCGAGGAGATCCTCGACAACCTGCGCGACGAACTGGTCGGGGAAACCCGGTCGTTCACAACCTCGACGGGCGACGTGATCGAGGAGGCGCTGCGCGATGCGATCTACGACGTGATCAGCGTCGGCCAGTTCGATTTCGACGAGCGCATCGCCGCCGCGGAGAAGCCGGTCACCATCGTCTTCACTGGCGTCAACGGCGTCGGGAAGACGACGTCGATCGCGAAGCTGAGCCGCTACTTCGAGGAGCGGGGCTACTCGACGGTGACGGCCAACGGCGACACCTACCGCGCCGGAGCCAACGAGCAGATCGAGCAACACGCCGAGGCGCTCGGTACGAAGCTCATCACTCACGAACAGGGCGGCGACCCCGCCGCCGTGCTCTACGACGGCGTCGAGTACGCCGAGGCCAACGACATCGACATCGTGCTCGGCGACACCGCGGGTCGGCTCCACACCAACGAGGGGCTGATGGATCAACTCGAGAAGATCGATCGCGTCGTCGGCCCGGACATGACGCTGTTCGTCGACGAGGCCGTCGCCGGACAGGACGCCGTCAACCGCGCCCGCGAGTTCAACGAGGCCGCCGAGATCGACGGAGCGATCCTGACGAAAGCCGACGCCGACTCCAACGGCGGCGCGGCGATCTCGATCGCACACGTCACCGGGAAGCCGATCCTGTTCCTCGGTGTCGGTCAGGGGTACGACGACATCGACCCGTTCGACCCCGACGAGATGGTCGATCGCTTGCTCGAGGACGACGAATAG
- the pfdA gene encoding prefoldin subunit alpha → MSQQQLQQLSQEIQEIEEQIEALEQSVEGVQQQKTESDEAIEALETLDTDSTVQVPIGGGAYLRATIEDIDEVIVELGADYAAEFEEDDAVDALESKKENLDDRIDEINSEIAELETESEELEQQAQQLQQQAMQQQMQQMGQGQQPDE, encoded by the coding sequence ATGAGTCAGCAACAACTACAGCAGCTGTCCCAGGAGATTCAGGAGATCGAAGAACAGATCGAGGCACTCGAACAGAGCGTCGAGGGCGTCCAGCAACAGAAAACCGAGTCCGACGAGGCCATCGAGGCCCTCGAGACGCTGGACACGGACTCGACGGTGCAGGTGCCCATCGGCGGCGGCGCCTACCTTCGAGCCACCATCGAGGACATCGACGAAGTGATCGTCGAACTCGGCGCCGACTACGCCGCGGAATTCGAGGAGGACGACGCCGTCGACGCCCTCGAGAGCAAGAAGGAGAACCTCGACGACCGGATCGACGAGATCAACAGCGAGATCGCCGAACTCGAGACCGAGAGCGAGGAGCTCGAGCAGCAGGCCCAGCAGCTTCAGCAGCAGGCGATGCAACAGCAGATGCAGCAGATGGGCCAGGGTCAACAGCCCGACGAGTAA
- a CDS encoding ASCH domain-containing protein: MSELEPDDLLPSERMRNQALEGDVTQIHRGHQYADEGDTFTIDGTTFEVTDVTERRLGELTDEDARAEGMDDLEGYRRMLEHTHENFEWDDDSEVVRHRFERR, from the coding sequence ATGAGCGAACTCGAGCCCGACGACCTGCTGCCAAGCGAGCGAATGCGAAATCAGGCCCTCGAGGGCGATGTCACACAGATCCACCGCGGCCACCAGTACGCTGACGAAGGCGACACGTTCACCATCGACGGCACGACCTTCGAGGTAACCGACGTGACCGAGCGCCGGCTGGGGGAACTGACCGACGAAGACGCCCGAGCCGAGGGGATGGACGACCTCGAGGGGTATCGACGAATGCTCGAGCACACCCACGAGAACTTCGAGTGGGACGACGACAGCGAGGTCGTTCGCCACCGATTCGAACGGCGGTAG
- a CDS encoding translation initiation factor IF-6, translating into MQRLAFAGSAYVGVFARATDSCVLVRPDVDDDVVADLTDELEVPAVQTTVGGSSTVGALATGNENGLLVSARVLEYEREALEEAVDVPVAELPGNINAAGNVVLANDYGAYVHPDLPRETVQIVEDTLEVPVERGDLAGVRTVGTAAVATNSGVLCHPKATDEELDVLEETLDVRADVGTVNYGAPLVGSGLIANESGYIVGEDTTGPELGRIEDALGYLD; encoded by the coding sequence TTGCAACGCCTCGCCTTCGCCGGGTCGGCGTACGTCGGCGTCTTCGCCCGCGCGACCGACTCGTGCGTACTCGTTCGCCCGGACGTCGACGACGACGTCGTCGCCGACCTGACCGACGAACTCGAGGTGCCCGCGGTGCAGACGACCGTCGGCGGTTCCTCGACGGTCGGCGCCCTAGCCACGGGTAACGAGAACGGGCTGCTCGTCAGCGCCCGCGTCCTCGAGTACGAGCGCGAGGCGCTCGAGGAGGCGGTCGACGTGCCCGTCGCGGAGCTGCCAGGGAACATCAACGCCGCCGGAAACGTCGTGCTCGCCAACGACTACGGCGCGTACGTCCACCCCGACCTCCCGCGAGAGACGGTCCAGATCGTCGAAGATACCCTCGAGGTCCCCGTCGAACGCGGCGACCTCGCGGGCGTTCGAACGGTCGGGACCGCCGCGGTCGCGACGAACTCCGGGGTGCTCTGTCACCCCAAGGCGACCGATGAGGAACTGGACGTCTTAGAGGAGACGCTCGATGTCCGGGCCGACGTCGGCACCGTCAACTACGGCGCGCCGCTGGTCGGCTCAGGGCTGATCGCCAACGAATCCGGCTACATCGTCGGCGAGGACACAACCGGACCGGAACTGGGCCGGATCGAGGACGCGCTCGGCTATCTGGACTAA
- a CDS encoding 50S ribosomal protein L31e, with protein sequence MSASDFEERVVTVPLRDVKKGANHEAADYAMRLIREHLAKHFAVDEDAIRLDPSINEEVWSNGRSNPPRKLRVRAARFDEEGEAVVEAEVAD encoded by the coding sequence ATGAGTGCAAGTGATTTCGAGGAACGCGTCGTTACCGTTCCGCTGCGTGACGTCAAGAAGGGGGCCAACCACGAGGCTGCCGACTACGCGATGCGGCTGATCCGCGAACACCTCGCGAAACACTTCGCGGTCGACGAGGACGCCATCCGTCTGGACCCCTCGATCAACGAGGAAGTCTGGTCGAACGGTCGCTCCAACCCGCCGCGAAAGCTGCGCGTCCGCGCAGCCCGCTTCGACGAAGAGGGTGAGGCCGTCGTCGAGGCCGAGGTCGCCGACTAA
- a CDS encoding 50S ribosomal protein L39e yields the protein MGKKSKGKKKRLAKLENQNSRVPAWVMMKTDMEVQRNPKRRNWRRNDTDE from the coding sequence ATGGGTAAGAAATCGAAGGGCAAGAAGAAGCGTCTTGCCAAACTCGAGAACCAGAACAGCCGCGTGCCGGCCTGGGTCATGATGAAGACTGACATGGAAGTCCAGCGCAACCCCAAGCGACGCAACTGGCGGCGCAACGACACTGACGAGTAA